CGGTAACCAGATAAAGAGGATAGCGATAATACACGAGGACACCGAGTGGGGAACCGCCACCGCCAAGGCTTGGCAGAAGTACTTCCCCGAGGCCGGATACCAGATAGTGAAAGTAGTGAGCTACCACGCGGCTACGATAACCTCCATGGACAGCGAGATAGACACGCTGAAAGCAGCCAATCCCGATTTAGTGCTGGTAGCCAGCTACGTGCAGGACGCCATACTCTTCGTCCAGACCGCCAAGCAGAGGGACTTCAACCCGAAGGCCATACTGGCTCAGGACGCTGGCTTCATAAACCCGAGCTACGTCAAGCAGGTGGGCAAGGACGGGTTCTACATCTTCAGCAGGGAAGTCTTCAACTGGGACCTCGGCCAGAAGATACCTAAGCTGAAGGAGGTGAACGGTAGGTACAAGGCGAAGTACGGAGTGGACCTCAACGGTAACTCCGCCAGGGACTACACCGGCGCCTGGGTGCTCTACTACGCTCTGGAGGAGGCCGGTAAGAAGGCCAGCCCTGCCAACTTGGAGGAGTTCAGGAAGGCGATAAGGGACGCACTAGCGAGTCTGAACATCCCCGGAGACAAGTTGATTATGCCTTGGAAGGGAGTGAAGTTCGACTCGACTGGTCAGAACACTCTCGGTCAGGGAATAGTCGTCCAGATGATGGAGGACGGGAAGTACCATACCGTCTTCCCTGAGGAGTTCGCGACTGCTGAACCCGTGTTCCCCATGCCCAAGTGGAGCGAGAGGGGCTGAACTTCCCCATCCCTATTTTTGCGGAGGGTCGGCTTTGATAGGTCTGGATTACGTTGCCAATGCGGTAGTCAGCGGTATCCTAATAGGGAGCGTCTACTCCCTTGTTGGAATGGGTCTTGCGCTTATCTGGGGCATAATGGACGTGATAAACTTCGCTCAGGGAGACTACATGATGATAGGGGCCTTCGTGACGTACTGGGCCTTCACCCTAGCTGGGGTGGATCCGTTACTGAGCGTTCCCCTCTCTTTCCTAGCGACCTTCGCGCTGGGGGTGCTCACCCAGAGGGTGGTGATAGAGAGGGTCCTAGACGCTCCCATGGTTAGCCAGATCACCGCCACGTTCGCTGTGCTCTTGATGATCAGGTACGGCGCTGAGGCCGCCTTCGGTCCCTACACAAAGAGGATCTACGTCCCCTACGCGGACGTGATATACAGGTTCGGGACGGTAAGCCTCCAGCTCCCCAGGCTAATAGCCTTCTCCGTGTCCTTGGGAGTGGCCGTGGCCTTTTACGTTTTTCTGAAGACCACATATACGGGAGTCGCCTTGAGGGCGGTTTCCCAGAACAGGATGGCCGCCTATCTTATGGGTATAAATGTGAGGAAGATGTACTGGATAGCATTCGGCATCGGGGTAGGGATCTCTGCCGTTGGTGGCACCTTGGTCGCCACGTTCCTCCCGATACACCCTGAGATGGGTGGATTCTACGCGCTCATAGCATTTATAGTGGTGGTGTTCGGCGGATTCGGGAGCGTCTTCGGCGCTTACATAAGTGGGATCATAATTGGAGTCACCGAGTCTGTTAGCGCTCTCTTCATCTCCCCATCGCTGAAGGATGTCGTTGCGTTCCTCCTCTTCATCGCCATAATTCTGGTGAAGCCTACCGGGCTCTTCGGGACAGAACAGAGGTGATGGAGCATGTTACAATTCATGAAGGAGGGGCTAAGCGGTAGAAACGGCCAGTATTTCGCGGTCGTGGCTGCTGTAATGCTGGTGGCTCCCCTGATCTTCTGGAAGCTGGACCTTCCCTTCGCAGCCAACGCCATGCTCCTCTGCCTCATGTTCTCTATAATGGCGATGGCTTGGAACCTGCTCGAGGGATACACCGGACAGCTCAGCTTCGGGCACGCGGTGTTCTTCGGCGTCGGCGCTTACACGACCATGATCCTCATGCTCTACTACGGGGTGACGCCTTGGGTGGGCATATTCGTTGGAGGACTGGTGGCAGCCCTAGTAGGCCTAGCTCTGGGCGTTCCGCTCTTCAGGCTGAGGAGCCATTGGTTCGCTCTAGCTACGATAGCTGTGGGCGAGATATTCAAGCTCATCTTCATTTCTTGGGACTATGTTGGGGGATCAGCTGGCCTGCAGTCTCCCATAGTTCCAGAAGAGCAGAAGCTGTACTATCTGCAGTACGCAGGCTCCTACGTCTACATATACCTGGCCCTAGGTCTGCTGGGGCTCGAGCTCCTAGTCTTGTATCCGTTGGTGAATAGCAGGATAGGCTACTACCTGCAGGCTATAAGAGAGGACGAGGACGCGGCCATGAGCCTAGGGATCAACCCGTTCAAGTACAAGATGGTGGCCATGTTCTTCAGCGCCCTCTTCACTGGCATAGGAGGGGGGATATACACGGTCAGGTTCAGGTTCGTCGACCCATTCGCAGTCTTCGACCTGATATCCGTCTCCGTCTACATAACCATAGCCGGCATATTGGGAGGCATATACTCTTTCATCGGTCCCATAGTCGGCTCCTTCGTGTTCGTCCCCATAAGCGAGTACGTGAGGGTCTACATAGTGTCTAGGTTCCCGAGGTTCTACGGGCTCCACGTCTTCGTGCTGGGCGTGATCCTGTTAGCCATATCGTTACTCGCGCCGGAGGGCATCATGGGCTGGCTCGAGAAGAGGGGCTACCTGAGGAAGGGAAGGGAGACTGGTGAGGTGAGAAAGGAATGAGCCTGCTGGAAGTCAAGGGAGTGGTGAAGAGGTTCGGCGGGCTGATAGCGGTCAATGACGTCTCCTTCTCAATGGATGAGGGGGAGAGAGTGGGGCTCATCGGACCCAACGGTGCGGGAAAGACGACCCTATTTAACCTGATCTCCGGTTACTACAGGCCCGACAAGGGCAAGATATTCTTCAATGGTAGGGACATCACGGGGCGAAGGCCCTACGAGATAACCAAGCTGGGAGTGGGCCGCACCTTCCAGATAGTGAAGCCCCTGTCAAACCTCACAGTTCTCGACAATGTTGCGATCGGCGCCCTGCTGAGGCACCCGGAAGTGAATGAGGCAAGAAAGCGTGCAGAGGAGGTGCTGAAGCTCACTGGCCTCTACGAGAAGAGGAACATGAGGGCCGGTTCCCTGAACCTGCCTGAGAAGAAGAGGCTCGAGCTTTCTAGAGCGTTAGCGACCGAACCAAAACTTCTCCTGCTGGATGAGGTCGTGGCTGGGCTCAATCCCTCGGAGGTGGATGAACTGCTGAAGCTGCTCAGGGAGATAAACGAGTCAGGGGTGACGATCCTGATGGTGGAGCATGTGATGAGGGCCGTTATGAACATCTCGGAGAGGATAATCGTGATGGACTACGGAGTGAAGATAGCGGAGGGGACGCCGCAGGAGATAGCTAGCGATCCAAGGGTGATAGAGGCATACTTGGGGAGGGAGGAACTATGAGTCTCCTGGACGTCAGGGATGTGGATGTGTTTTACGGCGACGCCCAAGCATTGTGGGGCGTCTCCTTTCAAGTGGACAGAGGAACCATAACCTCCATAGTCGGCGCAAACGGGGCCGGGAAGACCACCATTATGAAGACCATATCTGGACTCCTAATTCCCAAGTCCGGGACTATAACCTTCAAGGACCGAGATATCACTAAGGAAGAACCTCATAGGAGGGTGGAGTTGGGGATAGCCCACGTCCCAGAGGGCAGACAGCTCTTCCCGAGGCTCACAGTTATGGAGAACCTGAGAGCAGCTGCCTACACTAAGAGGGCTAGGGAGAAGTTTCAGGACACGCTGGAGGAGGTGTTCAATCTGTTCCCCATCCTCAGGGAGAGGAGGAACCAGCTGGCTGGCACGCTCAGCGGTGGGGAGCAGCAGATGCTCGCCATAGCCAGGGGACTGATACTCAGGCCAGAGATCCTGATGTTAGACGAGCCCTCGCTCGGCCTGGCGCCCAAGCTCGTCATAATGATCCTTAACCTCGTTAGGAAACTCAGGGAAGAGGGATACACCATCCTGCTGGTCGAGCAGAACGTCTATCAGGCACTGAAGCTCTCCGACAAGGCGTACGTCCTAGAAACCGGGAGAATAGTTAAATCCGGAACTGGTGAGGAGTTATTAAGGGACGAAGACGTGAAGAGAGCTTATCTGGGGTTGTGAGGATGTACGGTTGGAGGGCCCGGGTCGGTCTCATAGTGCCCTCCTCCAACACGACCATGGAGGAGGAGTTCAGGAGTGTACTCCCCGAGGGAGTCTCACTTCACGTAGCCAGGGTCAGGCTCAGGAAAGTTAATGTCGAGGAGCTCAAGAAGATGGAGGAGTATGTGGAGCTAGCCGCTGACATGCTAGCCGATGCTAGCGTTGACGTCATAGCATACGGATGCACTACTGGGAGCTTGGTCGGTGGAGTAGGCTATGACGAGAGGATAGCGGATAAGATAGAGAGGATGACCGGGGTCAAGGCCGTTGCTACAGCCACAGCGGTGCTGGAAGCCCTCCGCCATCTGGATGTGAAGAGCGTGGCCGTGGCCACTCCCTACATAGATGAGGTGAACAAGGAGGAAGAGGAGTTCCTAGAGGGCAACGGGTTCAAGGTCGTCTCCATGATAGGTCTGGGCATAGAGGACAACATAGAGATAGGGAGACAGGCGCCTGAGGTCGCCTACAGGTTGGGGAAGGCAGCCTTCCACCACGACGCCGACGGCCTCTTCATAAGCTGCACCAACTTCAGGACGTTTGAGGTTCTAGAGGCCCTAGAGGTGGACCTAGGCAAGCCCGTGATATCCAGTAACTCCGCGACCTTATGGGCTGTCCTCAGGGAGGTTGGAATCAGGGAACCGGTGGTGGGCTTAGGAGAGCTGCTAGAATTCGGCGTCAGCTGACCTCCCCTCGAATTTTTCCAGATCACCGTGTTTTTACAGTCACATACCGACCGTTTTTTCAACTTTTTGTGAATCTCGTGAGTGGTCTTAAATTGGGTTCAGGTCATCCTCATAGATTGGATCGATGAAATAGCCATGTATATGCCCACGAAAGCTAGACAGGCTGCCGAGAATCCAAAGGCTGCAGAGTAACTGAACGCCGCTATGAGCGCACCAGTCAATAGTGGTGCAGGCAGCCTAGAGAAAGATATTGCCGTTGAGAGGAATGCCACTGCGTCCTGCGGATTTTCAGGGGCCATCTCAGACACCGTGGCAGTGGCTATGGGGGCGTAGCTCGACATACCCAACCCCAGAAGGAAGGCTGAGATGAGGAAGCCAGGTATGCCCGCGTTCGGCACGATGTAGACCGCTATCCCAGAGACCATGAAGAGCTCTGAGAGGGCGAGGACCGATCTCTTGTCCTTCACCCTGTCCGAGAGCCATCCCACAGGTATTCCGGCCAAGGTTGATGTCAGGGTCTCGATGACCGCAGCCATGGCCACGTGCTCCACGCCAGCTCCGAAAATTACAGGGGCCATGACCAGATGGAATGGCAGAAAGGAGTT
This is a stretch of genomic DNA from Thermoproteota archaeon. It encodes these proteins:
- a CDS encoding ABC transporter substrate-binding protein — its product is GNQIKRIAIIHEDTEWGTATAKAWQKYFPEAGYQIVKVVSYHAATITSMDSEIDTLKAANPDLVLVASYVQDAILFVQTAKQRDFNPKAILAQDAGFINPSYVKQVGKDGFYIFSREVFNWDLGQKIPKLKEVNGRYKAKYGVDLNGNSARDYTGAWVLYYALEEAGKKASPANLEEFRKAIRDALASLNIPGDKLIMPWKGVKFDSTGQNTLGQGIVVQMMEDGKYHTVFPEEFATAEPVFPMPKWSERG
- a CDS encoding branched-chain amino acid ABC transporter permease — encoded protein: MIGLDYVANAVVSGILIGSVYSLVGMGLALIWGIMDVINFAQGDYMMIGAFVTYWAFTLAGVDPLLSVPLSFLATFALGVLTQRVVIERVLDAPMVSQITATFAVLLMIRYGAEAAFGPYTKRIYVPYADVIYRFGTVSLQLPRLIAFSVSLGVAVAFYVFLKTTYTGVALRAVSQNRMAAYLMGINVRKMYWIAFGIGVGISAVGGTLVATFLPIHPEMGGFYALIAFIVVVFGGFGSVFGAYISGIIIGVTESVSALFISPSLKDVVAFLLFIAIILVKPTGLFGTEQR
- a CDS encoding branched-chain amino acid ABC transporter permease, which gives rise to MLQFMKEGLSGRNGQYFAVVAAVMLVAPLIFWKLDLPFAANAMLLCLMFSIMAMAWNLLEGYTGQLSFGHAVFFGVGAYTTMILMLYYGVTPWVGIFVGGLVAALVGLALGVPLFRLRSHWFALATIAVGEIFKLIFISWDYVGGSAGLQSPIVPEEQKLYYLQYAGSYVYIYLALGLLGLELLVLYPLVNSRIGYYLQAIREDEDAAMSLGINPFKYKMVAMFFSALFTGIGGGIYTVRFRFVDPFAVFDLISVSVYITIAGILGGIYSFIGPIVGSFVFVPISEYVRVYIVSRFPRFYGLHVFVLGVILLAISLLAPEGIMGWLEKRGYLRKGRETGEVRKE
- a CDS encoding ABC transporter ATP-binding protein, whose translation is MSLLEVKGVVKRFGGLIAVNDVSFSMDEGERVGLIGPNGAGKTTLFNLISGYYRPDKGKIFFNGRDITGRRPYEITKLGVGRTFQIVKPLSNLTVLDNVAIGALLRHPEVNEARKRAEEVLKLTGLYEKRNMRAGSLNLPEKKRLELSRALATEPKLLLLDEVVAGLNPSEVDELLKLLREINESGVTILMVEHVMRAVMNISERIIVMDYGVKIAEGTPQEIASDPRVIEAYLGREEL
- a CDS encoding ABC transporter ATP-binding protein, whose product is MSLLDVRDVDVFYGDAQALWGVSFQVDRGTITSIVGANGAGKTTIMKTISGLLIPKSGTITFKDRDITKEEPHRRVELGIAHVPEGRQLFPRLTVMENLRAAAYTKRAREKFQDTLEEVFNLFPILRERRNQLAGTLSGGEQQMLAIARGLILRPEILMLDEPSLGLAPKLVIMILNLVRKLREEGYTILLVEQNVYQALKLSDKAYVLETGRIVKSGTGEELLRDEDVKRAYLGL
- a CDS encoding aspartate/glutamate racemase family protein, whose protein sequence is MYGWRARVGLIVPSSNTTMEEEFRSVLPEGVSLHVARVRLRKVNVEELKKMEEYVELAADMLADASVDVIAYGCTTGSLVGGVGYDERIADKIERMTGVKAVATATAVLEALRHLDVKSVAVATPYIDEVNKEEEEFLEGNGFKVVSMIGLGIEDNIEIGRQAPEVAYRLGKAAFHHDADGLFISCTNFRTFEVLEALEVDLGKPVISSNSATLWAVLREVGIREPVVGLGELLEFGVS